A stretch of Labrus bergylta chromosome 19, fLabBer1.1, whole genome shotgun sequence DNA encodes these proteins:
- the LOC109982499 gene encoding uncharacterized protein, translating into MDEDCDLAEDFDCPSLLCEELEDLETKKDQGSTRKRRREEEEGEVFNKGEDEEAGEETELEEKEGKRDRKVFVSEKELMTAAEGEEEEQVKPESGPGVEEAQEVQMEDNTIENNVDTIAEKQEDKETKGLKEKDEKKKSKKRRGKAQSERVRNRRNLKDVAERFEGEKRGQLQDVSAMSSEGSLVLSEPPIGLINTCDLSDPVYLGCGGTGLYRQTVPVPLLYSSQAPVPIQPAPPHPLETKRPHSSPLPCSLPQQGRRPPEMDISQIYCTRRSIRYNNKGRGRALSFPLQQGLETVDTCVLPPAPKKKTRTLYSTDQLEHLEALFQEDHYPDAEKRKVIAASVGVTPQRIMVWFQNRRAKWRKAERSITSKVEHRQSRASCSSSPPHHHISTLAPNSKVAPSFSGHFTTKLPPLASAAPSFPTLSNQTPPSYSNLLATLNSPGQSRVRDGGKHQLSSQGGLAEYHPRPMHSPPPLRRASLPLFTTYNQANPAATLLNTLAHTPPLFLDALEGGSSLAHRDTQSLQTDTSSLFDFGEKLDYLTSGQQNNTLSYQLQTSYPTSQPQHQPQASLPRMAYLTPSPYLTPNPPDSNPTSYLTFAPGGNSTGMVTYSSGGHTYYQSQSTGQILLQPAGHHGGIAAYQSYPWGNMYSQPALHQRAQCPPTYPPSIGGTRDHQPPSSTLPPPSFFTHGPSHANPQCSLHSLAHTISTSSCSTSSSTVLPPVSTLRPSRLRAEVTPNKGTSLLPSQVSPASPESHPVPSSVKIEYDSPREIHSHFHCDFSSPIHF; encoded by the exons ATGGATGAAGACTGTGATTTAGCTGAAGATTTCG ACTGTCCAAGCCTTCTGTGCGAGGAGCTGGAGGATTTGGAAACAAAGAAGGACCAAGGGAgtacgaggaagaggaggagagaagaagaagagggagaagtGTTTAATAAGGGGGAGGATGAAGAGGCAGGTGAGGAGACGGAGctagaggagaaggaggggaagagagaTAGAAAAGTTTTTGTGTCCGAAAAGGAACTGATGActgcagcagagggagaagaggaggagcaggtgaAGCCGGAGAGTGGGCCGGGAGTGGAGGAGGCACAAGAGGTGCAAATGGAAGACAACACGATAGAGAACAATGTGGACACAATTGCTGAGAAGCAGgaggacaaagaaacaaaaggtctaaaagaaaaagatgaaaagaaaaagagtaaGAAGAGGAGAGGTAAGGCTCAGAGTGAGCGTGtgagaaacaggagaaattTAAAAGATGTTGCAGAGCGCTTTGAAGGGGAAAAGAGGGGTCAGTTACAGGACGTGTCAGCAATGAGCTCTGAGGGGAGTCTAGTTCTGTCAGAGCCTCCCATTGGACTAATAAACACCTGCGACCTGTCTGATCCTGTTTATCTGGGCTGTGGGGGGACTGGATTGTATCGCCAAACAGTACCTGTTCCCCTTCTGTACTCCTCACAAGCTCCTGTCCCGATCCAGCCTGCACCTCCTCACCCCCTCGAGACAAAAAGACCACACAGTTCCCCTCTACCTTGCAGTCTCCCCCAGCAGGGCCGGCGGCCTCCAGAG ATGGATATCTCACAGATCTACTGCACCCGACGCTCCATCCGCTACAACAACAAGGGTCGAGGTCGAGCCCTCAGCTTCCCTCTGCAGCAGGGGTTGGAGACAGTGGACACCTGTGTGCTGCCCCCAGCCCCCAAAAAGAAGACACGAACTCTCTACAGTACAG ATCAGTTAGAGCATTTAGAGGCCTTGTTCCAGGAGGACCACTATCCTGatgcagagaagagaaaggtCATCGCTGCTTCAGTTGGTGTCACACCTCAAAGAATCATG GTCTGGTTTCAGAACCGCAGGGCTAAGTGGAGAAAGGCTGAACGCTCCATCACATCAAAGGTTGAACACAGACAGAGTAGAGCTAGTTGCAGCAGTAGCCCCCCACATCACCACATTTCCACACTGGCACCCAACAG tAAGGTAGCTCCGTCTTTTTCTGGTCACTTTACTACCAAGCTGCCTCCCCTCGCCTCTGCAGCCCCTTCGTTCCCCACCTTGTCCAACCAGACGCCTCCTTCTTACAGCAACCTGCTGGCCACCCTCAATAGCCCTG GTCAATCCAGAGTGAGAGATGGGGGCAAGCACCAGCTTTCATCGCAGGGGGGGCTGGCAGAGTACCACCCACGTCCAATGCACAGCCCTCCCCCGCTGCGTCGAGCTAGCCTCCCCCTTTTTACGACTTACAACCAGGCCAACCCCGCTGCCACTCTGCTTAACACCCTTGCCCACACCCCACCTCTGTTCCTGGACGCTCTGGAGGGGGGCTCCTCCTTAGCCCATCGTGACACCCAGTCTCTGCAGACTGACACCAG TTCTCTGTTTGACTTTGGGGAGAAGCTCGACTACCTGACCTCAGGCCAGCAGAACAATACTCTCTCCTACCAGCTCCAGACCTCCTACCCCACCAGCCAGCCCCAGCACCAACCTCAAGCATCCCTGCCCCGCATGGCCTATCTCACCCCCTCCCCCTACCTCACCCCCAACCCTCCAGATTCCAATCCTACCTCCTATCTAACCTTTGCCCCAGGAGGAAACTCCACTGGCATGGTGACCTATTCCAGCGGAGGCCACACCTACTACCAGTCCCAGAGCACAGGACAAATTCTGCTGCAGCCAGCGGGTCATCACG GTGGGATCGCCGCGTACCAGTCGTACCCATGGGGTAATATGTACAGTCAACCAGCCCTCCACCAGCGTGCTCAGTGTCCTCCAACCTACCCCCCCAGCATAGGAGGTACTCGTGATCACCAGCCTCCCTCCTCCACACTTCCTCCCCCTTCATTCTTTACCCATGGGCCCTCACATGCAAACCCCCAGTGCTCATTACACTCCCTTGCACATACCATCAgcaccagcagctgcagcaccagcagcagcaccgTCCTCCCTCCTGTTTCCACCCTGCGTCCATCTCGTCTCAGAGCAGAGGTCACTCCAAATAAGGGTACGTCCCTGCTGCCTTCTCAGGTCAGCCCTGCCTCTCCAGAAAGTCATCCAGTGCCCTCTAGTGTCAAGATTGAGTATGACAGCCCTCGAGAGATTCACAGCCACTTCCACTGCGACTTCTCTTCCCCCATACAtttttga